The proteins below come from a single Desulfomicrobium escambiense DSM 10707 genomic window:
- a CDS encoding PilZ domain-containing protein: MDALEKSAPRKNTKISFRTDELTLAKLKAACRIENKTISSLIEDVLTEHVLRQEAPMTSPDEKRQCQRKQCSISAVIFSTKDESAFFYHGTIVDMSLSSMQILLKNVHAEHAFQSGFEILFSLPHCDHPMLLPCRFVRASYLHGETMLVAHFKSTNPVEENIIKHFLTNCNLTNDSLAKKRHR, from the coding sequence ATGGACGCTCTTGAAAAATCCGCTCCACGCAAAAATACCAAAATTTCATTTCGTACCGATGAACTCACGCTCGCTAAACTCAAGGCTGCCTGTCGGATCGAAAACAAGACAATTTCATCTCTGATCGAAGACGTTCTCACGGAACATGTTCTGCGTCAGGAAGCGCCCATGACTTCTCCTGATGAAAAACGGCAATGTCAACGAAAGCAGTGTTCTATTTCAGCTGTCATATTCTCAACAAAAGATGAATCTGCTTTTTTCTATCATGGTACGATTGTAGACATGTCCTTATCTTCGATGCAGATTCTTTTGAAAAATGTTCACGCCGAGCATGCGTTTCAAAGTGGGTTTGAAATTCTTTTTTCTCTCCCTCATTGCGACCATCCAATGCTGCTTCCATGTCGTTTTGTGAGGGCAAGCTATCTTCATGGGGAAACTATGCTTGTCGCTCATTTCAAATCTACGAATCCTGTCGAAGAAAACATTATCAAGCATTTCCTGACGAACTGCAATCTGACGAATGACAGCCTCGCAAAAAAGAGGCACAGGTGA
- a CDS encoding PilZ domain-containing protein: MIANKRTHIRKDCLVPVRYTYEGQHKTHYARMINYGDGGLCLKTRTPIEPGAKLELSLEGYTPNESSLGEFDRYPVAVCWTKQIPERGLPVYETGLKYRG; the protein is encoded by the coding sequence ATGATTGCCAACAAGCGCACCCACATTCGCAAGGATTGTCTCGTGCCTGTCCGGTACACCTACGAGGGACAGCACAAGACGCATTACGCCCGCATGATCAACTACGGCGACGGCGGGCTTTGCCTCAAGACCCGGACGCCCATCGAGCCCGGGGCCAAGCTTGAGCTTTCGCTGGAAGGGTACACCCCCAATGAATCCTCCCTCGGCGAGTTCGACCGCTATCCTGTGGCCGTCTGCTGGACCAAGCAGATCCCCGAGCGGGGGCTGCCGGTGTACGAGACGGGACTCAAGTACAGAGGGTAA
- a CDS encoding alpha-hydroxy-acid oxidizing protein produces MKEIRKTARDLMTGYCRVCPVCNGKACAGEVPGMGGLGTGTAFMANVQALADCTFNMRLVHDITEPDTSTSLLGLKLSMPVMAAPIGGVSFNMGGKRSEEEYITAIIDGCRQAGIIGCTGDGVPPFIHEAGFAAITAAGGHGIPFIKPWEDAELYDKLAKARDTGASVVGMDIDAAGLITLRKMGRPVSPKPVATLREIIARAGLKFIVKGVMTVEDARLAAEAGADAIVVSNHGGRVLDHTPGTAKVLPGIAKEMKGKIAIIADGGIRSGGDVLKMLALGADAVMLGRPFSIAAMGGLTEGVTAYAQTLRTELMQAMVMTGTRAVTQMPANILWNGFRA; encoded by the coding sequence ATGAAGGAAATTCGCAAAACAGCCCGCGACCTGATGACTGGCTACTGCCGCGTCTGCCCCGTCTGCAACGGGAAGGCCTGCGCCGGCGAGGTTCCGGGCATGGGCGGCCTGGGCACGGGAACGGCCTTCATGGCCAATGTGCAGGCCCTGGCCGACTGCACGTTCAACATGCGCCTCGTGCACGACATCACGGAGCCGGACACGAGCACGTCCCTGCTGGGCCTTAAGCTGTCCATGCCCGTCATGGCGGCCCCCATCGGCGGCGTGTCCTTCAACATGGGCGGGAAGAGGTCCGAAGAGGAGTACATCACCGCCATCATCGACGGCTGCAGACAGGCCGGGATCATCGGCTGCACCGGCGACGGGGTCCCGCCGTTCATCCACGAGGCCGGCTTCGCCGCCATCACGGCCGCGGGGGGACACGGCATCCCGTTCATCAAACCTTGGGAGGACGCGGAGCTCTATGACAAGCTCGCCAAGGCCAGGGATACGGGCGCATCCGTCGTCGGAATGGACATCGACGCCGCCGGCCTCATCACCCTGCGCAAGATGGGACGGCCGGTGTCGCCCAAGCCGGTGGCCACCCTGCGCGAGATCATCGCCAGGGCCGGCCTCAAGTTCATCGTCAAGGGCGTCATGACCGTGGAGGACGCCCGTCTGGCCGCGGAGGCGGGCGCGGACGCCATCGTCGTCTCCAACCACGGCGGGCGCGTGCTCGACCACACGCCGGGAACGGCCAAGGTGCTGCCGGGCATCGCGAAGGAAATGAAGGGAAAGATCGCCATCATCGCGGACGGCGGAATCCGCAGCGGCGGGGACGTGCTGAAGATGCTGGCCCTCGGGGCCGACGCGGTCATGCTCGGCCGACCCTTCAGCATCGCGGCCATGGGTGGCCTGACCGAGGGCGTCACGGCCTATGCCCAGACGCTGCGCACGGAACTCATGCAGGCCATGGTCATGACCGGCACCCGGGCCGTCACGCAGATGCCCGCAAACATCCTCTGGAACGGCTTCCGGGCGTAA
- a CDS encoding FadR/GntR family transcriptional regulator, with product MSTPQQQKRIYEEIAVRLQELVEVDDLQPGDRLPPERRLAELFGVSRNSMREAIKSLEQTGLLKSRPGAGTYIAAASPTELARQLGEAFARERHRLEDIFELRLLLEPQIARLAARRVSPRAIERLDDLMHTYEDAVRHGEPVLEIDQDLHDTIAAATGNHAIVRLMEQMHDMLFESRDETLQSPERSRNALEDHRKILAALRLRDADGACAAMTEHLEHTREIVFTSKKGA from the coding sequence TTGAGTACACCGCAACAGCAAAAAAGAATCTACGAAGAAATTGCCGTGCGTCTGCAGGAGCTGGTGGAAGTCGACGACTTGCAGCCGGGAGACCGGTTGCCGCCCGAACGCCGCTTGGCGGAATTGTTCGGCGTTTCGCGCAATTCCATGCGCGAGGCCATCAAGAGTCTGGAACAGACGGGGCTGCTCAAAAGCAGGCCGGGAGCCGGAACCTACATCGCGGCGGCCAGCCCGACGGAACTGGCCCGGCAACTCGGCGAGGCCTTCGCCCGGGAACGGCACAGGCTTGAGGACATTTTCGAACTTCGCCTCCTGCTGGAGCCGCAGATCGCGCGCCTTGCGGCGCGGCGCGTCTCCCCGCGGGCCATCGAACGGCTGGACGACCTCATGCACACCTATGAAGACGCCGTGAGGCATGGGGAGCCTGTCCTGGAGATCGACCAGGACCTCCACGATACCATCGCGGCGGCCACGGGCAACCACGCCATCGTCAGGCTTATGGAGCAGATGCACGACATGCTCTTCGAAAGTCGCGACGAAACCTTGCAGTCGCCGGAGCGCAGCCGCAACGCGCTGGAGGACCACCGAAAAATCCTGGCGGCGCTGCGCCTGCGCGATGCCGACGGTGCCTGCGCCGCCATGACGGAACATCTCGAACACACACGGGAAATCGTATTCACCTCAAAAAAAGGAGCATGA
- a CDS encoding NF038143 family protein has translation MTTTAQKKQLILEYEKKFAHKLAAFVLDKPKPPLWMIFVPVFFVFFAQKMKQYSSGLEEFVQNYTKPRRLALDAALDSQETGAPIDTAGLLERAGAIPEQSRPLFQDWMAALTDHYRTLFEASGGTPEALIRSGYRSKTDYLLQCNVLNKAENAFTESLMPRIEGDGQDIRNVVERMKVAVVDLRRQEADAIFR, from the coding sequence ATGACCACAACAGCCCAAAAAAAGCAGCTCATCCTGGAGTACGAGAAGAAATTTGCCCACAAACTGGCCGCCTTCGTGCTCGACAAGCCCAAGCCGCCCTTGTGGATGATCTTTGTCCCGGTCTTCTTCGTCTTTTTCGCGCAGAAAATGAAACAATATTCGAGCGGGTTGGAAGAATTCGTCCAGAACTACACCAAGCCGCGCCGCCTCGCTCTCGACGCGGCCTTGGACTCGCAGGAGACCGGCGCGCCCATCGACACGGCCGGCCTGCTCGAACGCGCCGGCGCGATTCCCGAGCAATCCCGTCCGCTTTTCCAGGACTGGATGGCTGCCCTCACGGATCATTACCGCACGCTCTTCGAGGCCTCCGGCGGCACGCCCGAAGCCCTGATCCGGTCTGGATACCGCAGCAAGACGGATTATCTGCTCCAGTGCAACGTCCTCAACAAGGCCGAGAACGCCTTCACCGAATCCCTCATGCCCAGGATCGAAGGGGACGGCCAGGACATCCGCAACGTCGTGGAGAGGATGAAGGTTGCCGTCGTCGACCTGCGCCGCCAGGAAGCCGACGCCATCTTCCGCTAG
- a CDS encoding ABC transporter substrate-binding protein yields MRILLTAFLAILFDTSAAFSECTISIIHSYHKEYAWEQSLTEGLLQSLPRGAAIRHFYLDTKRTPQAEHRARADAVWEEIRAAAWSLIILCDDNAAKYLGPRLKNGPTPVVYLGINRNPRDYGLFPAPNMTGVLERPLLKRSLHSMCKLVNTDDTKVLILFDSDATSDAVVHEAFEGKSRLNLGKVQVELKQFSLLDNWREALLNAKAEGFDTVYIGLYHTLRDSAGKHVPEDEVLAWANANTPVPIFAFWDFAVGKGKTIGGHVLSAFDQGQAAGKIACRILAGTPPSSILPQTAQAGTYTFSAFELDRFGIKLPDAIRAQAVMVP; encoded by the coding sequence ATGCGAATTCTTCTCACAGCGTTTCTTGCAATCCTCTTCGACACTTCCGCCGCCTTTTCCGAATGCACTATAAGCATCATCCACAGTTACCACAAGGAGTACGCCTGGGAACAAAGCCTCACCGAAGGACTGCTGCAATCCCTGCCACGTGGCGCGGCCATCCGCCACTTCTACCTCGACACCAAGCGCACGCCGCAGGCCGAACACCGCGCGCGGGCCGACGCGGTCTGGGAGGAAATCAGAGCCGCGGCGTGGAGCCTCATCATCCTCTGCGACGACAACGCGGCCAAATACCTTGGCCCCCGGCTGAAAAACGGCCCCACCCCCGTGGTGTACCTCGGGATCAACCGCAACCCGCGCGACTACGGGCTCTTTCCCGCCCCGAACATGACAGGGGTCCTCGAACGCCCCCTGCTCAAACGCTCCCTGCACTCCATGTGCAAACTCGTGAACACCGACGACACCAAGGTCCTCATTCTCTTCGACTCCGACGCGACGTCCGACGCGGTGGTCCACGAGGCCTTTGAGGGAAAATCAAGGCTCAACCTCGGCAAGGTGCAGGTTGAGCTGAAGCAGTTCTCCCTGCTCGACAACTGGCGGGAGGCGCTTCTGAACGCCAAGGCCGAAGGGTTCGACACGGTCTACATCGGGCTGTACCACACCCTGCGCGACAGCGCCGGCAAGCACGTGCCCGAGGACGAGGTCCTGGCCTGGGCCAACGCCAACACGCCCGTTCCGATCTTCGCCTTCTGGGATTTCGCAGTGGGCAAGGGAAAGACCATCGGCGGGCATGTGCTGAGCGCTTTCGACCAGGGGCAGGCGGCAGGGAAAATCGCCTGCCGGATACTGGCCGGGACCCCGCCCTCGTCAATACTCCCCCAAACCGCCCAGGCCGGAACGTACACGTTCAGCGCGTTTGAACTGGACCGGTTCGGGATCAAATTGCCCGACGCGATACGCGCACAGGCCGTCATGGTCCCGTGA
- the hysB gene encoding NiFeSe hydrogenase small subunit yields the protein MSLSRREFVKLCSAGVAGLGISQIYHPGILHAMTEGAKKAPVIWVQGQGCTGCSVSLLNAVHPRIKEILLDVISLEFHPTVMASEGEMALEHMYAIAEKFKGNFFLLVEGAIPTAKEGRYCIVGETLDAKGHHHEVTMAELIRDLAPKSLATVAVGTCSAYGGIPAAAGNVTGATSVRDFFAAEKIDKLLVNVPGCPPHPDWMVGTLVAAWSHVLNPNEHPLPELDDEGRPMLFFGENIHENCPYLEKYDASDFAPTFTKPGCKAELGCKGPSTYADCYKRRWNNGINWCVENAVCIGCVEPDFPDGKSPFYVAE from the coding sequence ATGAGTTTAAGCAGACGTGAGTTCGTCAAACTGTGCTCCGCAGGTGTCGCCGGACTGGGCATTTCCCAGATCTATCATCCGGGCATCCTGCATGCCATGACCGAAGGGGCGAAAAAAGCCCCGGTCATCTGGGTACAGGGTCAGGGCTGCACCGGGTGTTCCGTGTCCCTGCTCAACGCCGTTCATCCCCGGATCAAGGAGATCCTGCTGGATGTCATCAGCCTTGAGTTCCATCCCACCGTCATGGCCAGCGAAGGCGAGATGGCGCTTGAGCACATGTACGCCATCGCCGAAAAGTTCAAGGGCAACTTCTTCCTGCTGGTCGAAGGTGCCATCCCCACCGCCAAGGAAGGCCGTTACTGCATCGTCGGTGAAACCCTTGACGCCAAGGGCCATCACCACGAAGTGACCATGGCCGAGCTGATCAGGGACCTTGCGCCCAAGTCCCTGGCCACCGTGGCCGTCGGCACCTGTTCCGCCTACGGCGGCATCCCGGCCGCGGCCGGCAACGTCACCGGCGCCACAAGCGTGCGTGACTTCTTCGCCGCCGAAAAGATCGACAAGCTGTTGGTCAACGTGCCCGGATGCCCGCCCCATCCGGACTGGATGGTCGGCACCCTTGTCGCCGCCTGGAGCCATGTCCTCAACCCCAACGAGCACCCGTTGCCCGAGCTTGATGATGAAGGCCGCCCGATGCTCTTCTTCGGCGAGAACATCCACGAAAACTGTCCGTACCTCGAAAAGTACGACGCGTCGGATTTCGCCCCCACCTTCACCAAGCCCGGCTGCAAGGCCGAGCTCGGCTGCAAGGGCCCGTCCACCTATGCCGACTGTTACAAGCGCCGCTGGAACAACGGCATCAACTGGTGTGTCGAGAACGCCGTGTGCATCGGCTGTGTGGAACCGGATTTCCCGGACGGGAAGTCTCCTTTCTATGTAGCGGAATAA